The Falco rusticolus isolate bFalRus1 chromosome 5, bFalRus1.pri, whole genome shotgun sequence genome has a segment encoding these proteins:
- the DDX47 gene encoding probable ATP-dependent RNA helicase DDX47 — translation MAAGGEEGQVEAPEVAVEEPRSFKDLGVTDVLCEACDQLGWKMPTKIQVEAIPVALQGRDIIGLAETGSGKTGAFALPILQALLETPQRLFALVLTPTRELAFQISEQFEALGSSIGVQSTVIVGGIDTMSQSLALAKKPHVIIATPGRLVDHLENTKGFNLRALKFLVMDEADRILNMDFETEVDKILKVIPRDRKTFLFSATMTKKVQKLQRAALKNPVKCAVSSKYQTVEKLQQYYIFIPSKFKDSYLVYILNELAGNSFMIFCSTCNNTQRTALLLRNLGFTAIPLHGQMSQNKRLGSLNKFKAKARSILLATDVASRGLDIPHVDVVINFDIPTHSKDYIHRVGRTARAGRSGKSITFVTQYDVELFQRIEHLIGKKLPAFPMQEEEVMMLTERVAEAQRFARMELREQGEKKRSRNDNDDDTEEAIGVRNKVAGGKKKKRKTF, via the exons ATGGCGGCAGGAGGTGAGGAAGGGCAGGTGGAGGCGCCGGAGGTGGCGGTGGAAGAGCCACGGAGCTTCAAGGACCTG GGAGTGACCGATGTCCTGTGTGAAGCGTGTGACCAGTTGGGATGGAAGATGCCCACAAAGATCCAGGTTGAGGCTATTCCAGTGGCTCTTCAAG GCAGAGATATCATTGGACTGGCAGAAACTGGCTCTGGAAAAACAGGAGCCTTTGCTTTGCCAATTCTTCAAGCACTGCTGGAAACACCTCAGCGATTATTTGCTCTTGTCCTCACACCAACAAGGGAGCTGGCCTTCCAAATCTCAGAGCAGTTTGAAGCTCTTGGATCCTCCATTGGTGTCCAAAGTA CGGTTATTGTGGGTGGAATTGACACGATGTCTCAATCTCTGGCCTTAGCCAAGAAACCCCATGTTATAATTG CAACGCCTGGCCGTCTAGTTGATCATCTGGAGAACACAAAGGGCTTCAACTTAAGAGCTCTGAAGTTCCTAGTGATGGATGAAGCTGACCGGATCCTTAACATGGATTTTGAGACAGAG GTGGACAAGATATTAAAAGTAATTCCTCGAGACAGGAAGacattcctgttttctgctACTATGACTAAGAAG GTTCAAAAACTCCAGCGTGCTGCTCTGAAGAATCCTGTTAAATGTGCTGTTTCTTCCAAATACCAGACTGTTGAAAAACTGCAGCAGTACTACATTTTCATCCCCTCCAAATTCAAG gacAGCTACCTGGTTTATATCTTGAATGAACTAGCTGGAAACTCTTTCATGATATTCTGTAGTACTTGTAACAATACTCAGAGGACTGCTCTACTGCTCCGCAACCTGGGGTTCACTGCCATTCCTCTCCATGGGCAGATGAGTCAG AATAAACGCTTGGGCTCTCTGAACAAGTTCAAGGCAAAGGCGCGTTCTATTCTGCTGGCTACTGATGTTGCAAGCAGAGGTCTGGACATTCCACATGTTGATGTGGTGATAAACTTTGATATTCCTACACACTCTAAG gaTTATATTCATCGTGTTGGGAGAACAGCTCGAGCTGGGAGATCTGGCAAATCCATCACCTTTGTCACACA GTATGATGTAGAGCTGTTTCAGCGCATTGAACACCTGATTGGCAAAAAGCTGCCAGCATTCCCCATGCAAGAGGAAGAAGTTATGATGCTGACAGAGCGTGTGGCTGAGGCCCAGAGATTTGCTCGAATG GAGCTgcgggagcagggagagaagaaacGATCTCGGAATGATAATGATGATGACACAGAAGAAGCTATTGGTGTCAGGAATAAGGTGGCAggtgggaaaaagaagaagaggaaaacctTCTAG
- the APOLD1 gene encoding apolipoprotein L domain-containing protein 1 codes for MERNGAAFPQMLDPTHHFHTALLDQRRRLRGQIAHLHKAARKLSKLRKRSLIANISGSTLTAAGAVTAIVGLSLSPATLGASLLASAVGLGLATAGGAVSITSDLSLVLCNSREVKKVQEIAMTCRKQMREILGCLEFLRRGQGPGDPTLCQSEKRASILLYNSVCFMVFCGSHSFLVPEYTKEVTKVSQAVLKAKIQKLAANLETCTRAMDEVCELLESRTKLSPCTRRLNLGAKTTAEIPRPSS; via the coding sequence ATGGAGAGAAATGGTGCTGCCTTCCCCCAGATGCTAGACCCCACACACCACTtccacacagcactgctggatCAGAGACGGAGGCTACGTGGCCAGATTGCTCACCTTCACAAGGCGGCTCGTAAACTCAGCAAGCTCCGCAAAAGGTCCCTGATTGCCAACATCAGCGGGAGCACCCTGACAGCCGCGGGAGCAGTCACAGCCATTGTGGGGCTGTCCCTGAGCCCGGCAACACTGGGAGCCTCTCTCCTGGCATCCGCTGTGGGTCTGGGCCTGGCCACTGCTGGGGGGGCTGTCAGCATCACCTCCGATCTCTCCTTAGTGCTCTGCAATTCCCGGGAGGTGAAGAAGGTGCAGGAAATCGCAATGACTTGTCGGAAACAGATGAGGGAAATCCTTGGCTGCCTGGAGTTCCTCCGCCGGGGGCAGGGCCCAGGGGACCCCACACTGTGCCAGTCGGAGAAGAGGGCCTCCATCTTGCTATATAACTCCGTCTGCTTCATGGTCTTCTGCGGCTCCCACAGCTTCCTCGTGCCAGAATACACAAAGGAGGTCACAAAAgtgagccaggctgtgctgaaaGCCAAAATCCAGAAGCTGGCTGCCAACCTTGAGACCTGCACCAGGGCAATGGATGAAGTCTGTGAACTTCTTGAGTCCAGGACAAAGCTTTCCCCATGCACGAGGAGACTCAACTTGGGTGCTAAAACAACTGCTGAGATCCCAAGGCCATCCAGCTGA